GCCCCGCCGAACGCAACACGGCCCGTATCCGCGTCACAGGCTTCACGGACCGCCTGCAGGAAGCCGGACTTGCGCCGGTCGCCGTCGTTCACGGGGAATTCACGAGCCAGGGCGGCTTCGACTCAACCCTTGAGTTCCTCGACGGTCCTACCGCAGGTGCCCTCACGGACGGCAGTGGCGCGGCAACGGGCGGTTCCGCTTACAAGGGCGGCGGCTCCGAAGACACAGACTCCGCGGGGCCGCTGTGCATTCTGGCCGCCAATGACGTCATGGCGCTCGGGGCCATGGCGGCGCTGCGGACCAGAGGTCTGCGGATTCCCGAGGATGTCCAAGTGGCCGGCTTCGATGACATTCCCACACTACGCGACCACTTCCCAGGTCTGACCACCTACCGGCTGCCGTTGGAGGAGATGGGCCAGATCGCGGCGCAGTTGGCGCTGGTCCCCGATGCTAAGACGCCCACGAGTGTCACCGGTCAGGTTGTGCTGCGTGAAAGCGCCGGCGGCAATTAGCACTGCCGGAGGTTAGGGACGGGAATTCGCGCAGGGAATGCGGCATAATCACAGCATGACTACTGATGAGCAACCCGGACGCGACATGGCCAGCGACGATGCCTGGCGCTTCCTTGAGCACACACGCTTTGGCCGACTCGCGCTCAGCGTTGCCAACGAGCCCGACATCTTCCCCATCAATTACTTGGCACATGATGGCAAGTTACTCATTCGCACGAACCCCGGAACAAAACTCGCCGAACTAACCATCAATGACACAGTGGCTTTCGAGATCGACGGCTTGGCCGAGAACGAAGCCTGGAGTGTGGTCCTGAAGGGCACTGCGCGGGTGCTGGAATCGCAAACAGAGATCGACGCCGCCAGCGAACTTCCACTGGCCCCCTGGCTGAAGACGCTCAAGTACACCTTTGTGGAAATTACGCCCTCAAGCGTGCGCGGCATCCGCTTCGAACTGGGAACCGAGCCGGAGCGCTTCTGACTAGCGAACTTTAGCCCGGCGGGGTTTAGTCCGGCGGGGTTTAGTCCGGCGGATCTCGGGCTGAAGAGGTGTTGCCCAGCAGGGGCCTGGCCCGAGCCGGCTATGCTGCGAGTCCCAGCCAAGGGTGGCTGAGTGCGTGTTCGATGGCGAGCCTGGTCAGGATTTCGTTGTCCTCTGCGTCGTACGGTGATGCCTCGGGCGGCTCCGGGAGGTTGTTGAAGTCCCAGACCTCCTCGTCGACAGGATCCCGGGCCGTATCCTGGGCCAAGGCTTCCAGTGCCTCCGTATCGGTGGGAGACAGGCCGGTGGGTGAGAGGCCGGTGGGGTTCGTATCGGTGGGAGCTGGGGTGGTGCAATCCTGGTCTGTGTGAGCCGAGTCGGCACGGCAGGCATTGCTGTCTTGTTCCGTGTGGGCCCGGCTGATGAGTTTCTTCAGCCATTTCGGGTAGGCCGGTGCCTGTGGCTCGTCAAGGTCGGGCGGGCAGTACCTGCCTGACGGTGATGTCCAGGAGATCCGTCCGCCATCTTCGATGCGCGGCGTCCAGCCCCTGAGGCGCAACCCTTGCCGTTCAGGCTCGTCGATGCACCTGAGTTTGCCGTGCCTGTCCTTGTCGTCCTTGAAGTGTTTGACGAGGTGGTGGTGTGCGCACAGGTGTTCAAGGTTGTTGTAAATGGACCGCCCGCCGCTTTCGAAGCTCTTGACATGGTCGACCTCGCAGTTGACGGCCTTGGTGTTGCAGCCGGGGAACTGGCAGTATTCGTCCCTGATGCGCAGCTGCGTGCGCATGGCCTCACTGATCCGGTAACGGTCCGGGGCGATGTCAAGGGGTTGGTTGCTGATGGGATCTACCAGCAACCGAAGCATGCTGCCAGCCTGGGAAGCCAAGCGCTGGGCAACTTCCATGCTGATGGGACCTGCCCCTTCCAGCCACGCGGGTTCGTTCGTCACCCCGAGCATCGACAGCACAGGAATCAACACCACGGGTGTGACGTGCGGCAATGGAGGCCACTGCTCGCTACCACCAGGACTGGGCACAGTTCTCCCCCGGGGACCGGCCGCGACTGCCGCATGTGGGTCACCCCCGGTGCCGTTCACCATTTCGGGGCCGCCTGTTCCCGCAGGAGTCAGCACGGGCAGTTGCGCCGTGGAGTGCCACTGCGGGGAGTTGCGGGGATCCGGTTCCCTAAAGGCCGGGTCGGTGTAGTCAGGATCGTCAAATCGCGGGACCTGCCACGGGTAGAAGACACAGCCGTACCGGTTCGGGTCAGGAAATGCGCCTTCACCGCAGGGGTCCGGTTCGGACTGCAGGTACCAGGGCCAAGACTCAATGGTGCCCGACTCGGCGGCCCCGGTAAAGTACGTGCCCACTGGGCCTGAGGGAGAGTTTAGACCGCAGTGGCCGGCGGGCCCAAGATCGGAGGTGAAGGTGCTGTTGTTCATATCAGTGCCGGGTCCGTTATGCGGGGAGCCGCCCGCGCTGGAGCTGGAAGCATTGCCCTGGGCGCTGCCCGCGCTGGTGCCGTTGCAGCCCCACCCGGCAGCATCATCCGATAGTCGAACGTCCTGGAGGGCTGGGCTGTGGATACTGTTCTCGTCCATGCTCTGACGCAATAACAGGGCGGCCGCGATGTCCGCCCGCAATTGGGCCAGGGTGCGGTCCTCGTGGGAGCCCTGGGCGGCTTGGGCTGTGTAGGTGCACTGGTCCCAGATGGCCTCGATGGTGGGCGACGGGGCATAGAGGCTTAGCCAGGACATGCCGTCAAAGCCGCGGCTGACCCGCAGGTTCCTGTCGGCATAGGCGCGGCGGGTGCGTGCCGTGATGGTTTCCGGGTACTGGCGTTCGCGCAGCCGCCGCGCGGTGGAGCGGAAGCTGGGCAGTGTCTTGCGGACCGCGTGCCCCAACAAGCACTGCTCGAAGGCGTCGATGGTCTCTTGTGCAATGCCGGCCGCCCGCAGCAGGGAGGTCTCCTCGGCAATGACCACCGCATGGTCCCAGCCCAGCTCCCCCACGGTCAGCTGTTCCATGGACGCCGGCAGCGTGCGCACCAACGTGAGCGACTGTTCTATCAACCGCCCCGCCACACCTTCAGAGACGTGGAGAATGGTGGCCAGCTCCGCGCAGATCTGGTCAAGGGAGCAACCCTTCTGCCACCAGTCGAGCGAGAGCAGGCCACCTTCAAGCACGGCGGTGGATTCCAGGCGTTCCACCATGACGGCCACGAGCGCGGCACACCGGTTTTGCTGCCTTCTCAGCGCGGCAATGGCCTCCCCGCACCCGTCCATCAACGCCCTCACACCATCGAGCTGGGACAAGGAGGCAGGGCCGGATTCTCCGGGCACCGGCAGGGGCGGGCGTTCTGAGAGGGCACCCATGTCGGTGGCGAGTGGTTCAATGACAGGAAAGGCGAGAGCATCGATCAGCTCCGCCACACTTACTGTGGTGGATGCCTCTTCCCGATCCGTCGGGAATTCCAGTGAATCGCCCATACCACAATTATAGATCCCATCAACCTGTAAAGCAATGGATTCGCAAATCTTCCCAAACAAATATTCTAGACACCCGCGGCAGCGCCCCTAAGTACCCCGGCGGCAGCTGGGGAACAGGGAAAAGGCGAGTCCCGCCGTCGTACATCAACGAAGTACGACGGCGAAACCCGCCTTACAGAGGCAGCGGCGCCTACCAGCGGTGGGCCACGTCAACGACCACGCGGGTGGAGTTCCCGGGGCCGTCGAGGAGGAAAACCTGGAACGGCAGTCGGGCACGAACGCCCAGGCCCAGGGTGGTCCTGCCCTCAAAACTTCCCGCCATGGCCAGCTGGCGGAACGTGGCATAACCGCTCGTGTTGACCAGCTCATTGCGGTTGGCGGGCTGGTAGGTCGCGTTGCCGGAGGCGTTGTAGGCCGGAGCCAGCACCGTCAGCTGAAGGTAGGCGCCGCCCCGCAGCGGAACGGTCATGCCGCTGCCGGGTGAGGTCACGTTCGAAACGTACCTAACGTTGTATCCGGTGGCATGGCCCGTGATGTCAATGACCATGCGGTCAAAGCAGGCGTGCCGACCGGCCCGCACATTGGTGATGGTGGCGGTGGAACCGATGCCCGCCGTTTTGGCCAGCGAACCCCACGTGATGCCGCAATACGGGGCGGCCTGGGCCGGCGCCGGGCCGACAAGGAAGAATGCGGCAAGCAGCCCCACAACTGCCAGCCAGGTTTTGAAGAACTTCATGGGAAACACCCTCTTTGGGAACTTTGGCCCCACGGAAGTGGGGGTGATACTTACGCTATTACTCCCCTGCCTGCGGCGCATCAGTAGGGAGCAAAAATCCGCCCAACCGTTACGGGTACTGGGACCGGATAGGGAAACGTTATGCAGGTCTCCTTAATGATTCGATCGTGACCTTCGGGGATAGGCTGAACACAATTACTGACCACCCTTGGAGCTCCCCCATGACCACGCGCAGTTCGTCCAGCCCCTCAGGGCAGGCAAAGTCACCTGAGGCACGCGGCGGGGGCATTGGCAGCCGCGGTGGCGACGGCGGAGCTGCGGATCCGGCGCTCGGCGGCGCACTTGACGGCGCACTCGAAAATGGTCCGGCGCATCCGGCGCTTGACGGCAAGGACAGTGCGCTGGCCGCGCGGGCCACGGACGCATCCTGGCGGTCGACGCTGCTGCGCTACTACTCGCTGACGAAACCACGAGTGCTGTACGGCAATGTGCTCACGGCGGCTGCGGGCTTCCTGTTCGCCAGCCCGGGACCTATCGACTGGCTGCTGTTCCTGGCGGTATGCCTCGGCACCACCCTGGTCATTGGCTCGGCCTGCGTCCTGAACAATGTGCTCGACCGTGACATTGACACCCTCATGGCCCGCACCAAAAAACGCGCCACCGTCACCGGGGGCGTGGGTGCACGCAATGCGCTGATCTACTCCGCGGTCCTGTTACTGGCCGGCATGGCAATCCTGGTGGCCTGGACCAACGCACTGGTGGTTGGTGTTGGGATCGGCGGCTTCCTGGCCTACGTTGTGCTGTACGGCATGCTGTCCAAGCGCCTGTCCATTCATGGCACGCTCGTGGGCAGTGTTTCTGGCGCGGCACCCATCCTCGGTGGTTACGTCGGCGCCAGCAACGCCATCGACGCGGGCGCCGTCATCGTCTTCCTGATCTTGTTTGTCTGGCAGATGCCGGCCTTCTACTCAATCGCGATCTACCGTCAGGCCGAATACGCCCGCGCCAACGTGCCCGTCATCTCGGTGGTTCGCGGCATCCCCAACACGGTGGCGCAGATCCTTGTCTACACGGTGTTGTTTGTGGTTGTCTCGGTGCTGCCCCAGCCCTTTGGCTACACCGGCTGGGTCTACACGGCGGTCATGGGCATCCTCGGCACCGGTTGGCTCGTCCTGGCTGTACGCGGGCTGCGCGCCACCGACCACGACCGCTGGGCCCGCCTCATGTTCCGCTACGCACTGATGATGATGTTCGCGATTTCCCTCATGCTCTCCGTGGGACCGCGACTGCCGTAACCGCGACCGCCCGGTATCCGCCCAAATCAGCCCCCACCGCACCGCCCACATCAGCCTGTACATTGCTACCCCTTGACCTGCAGCATTATTGGGCATGCAATGGAGTAAGAGGCCACAACTGCTGGGCCTGTTTAGTGCGTCCGGTCGACGCTGACCGGGTCCTGCTCCGGGAGGTGTTGCAGATGAGTTTCCTCATTCTCGCCATGTTGGTGGCTGTGACTGCCGCCGCAACCGTGTGGCTGGCCAGGACTCGCGCCGAGCGTGATAATGATCCTGATTCCACGTTTTGGTACACCTTCACGGGCTTGTGCGTGCTGGCACCCATGATCCTGATCCCGGCTTTGGCGAGCAATCTTTCCTCGATTGTGCTGCTGGTGTTGGCCGCGTCGGCCGCGATTGCCATGCACCTGTTTCTGCGTCGCCAACGGGCCCTGGCGTTGCTGGCCGCACACCGCGCGCAACGTCAGGCAGGCCTTGCCACTGCCGCCGAACAGCACCAGGGGCTCATCGACCACTGGGCCTGCTACCTCCTGGATCCCGACACCGCCAGCAAATTCCCGGCCATGACCAACATCCACCTGCCCGAGACTGCAGCGCTGGTCCGCAGCATGGCCGCCGCTGAGCAGCTCACCCCCGCCATTCCCCTGACGGACGACGCCGTTGCCTCCTACCAGCGATCCGTCACCGAGCTTGCACTCGCTTTGGCGACCGCCGAAAAAGCGGCGGCCAACACGTAAAGGTGAGTCGCCGCCGTCGTGCTTCATGTGCGTGCCCGCGGGAAACTGGCCCTGAAAGAGGTAGGGCTGGCCCTGCAGGAGGCAGCGAAAGAAGTTACTGGACCACGAGGACCGGGATCGGCGACTGGTTGACAACGGAGGCGCTGACCGAGCCCAGCAACAGCCCCATCAGGCCGCCGTGCCCGCGTCGGCCAACCACGAGCATGCGCGCCCCCTCGGCCACGGAGATGAGACCCGTGGCGGCAGAGCCCTGGATGAGCCGGGCGGAAACGGAGGCGGGGACGTTGTCGCCGAAGGCCTGAAACAGGGCGTCGGCCAGGACTTGCCGGGCGCCCTCTTCGAAGTTGCCAATGCCAAGTGCCGCGTAACTGGCATGTTTGGTGGGCATCTCCCAGACAGCCACGGCATCAACCACGCCACCGAGCTCGGCAGCCAGTTTGGCACCTTCCTGCAAAGCATTGACAGACGCAGTGGAACCGTCAACACCAACGACTATACGAACCTCGGATGTGACTTCAGACAAGGGAGCCTCCTTCGGACAACGGGCCGTTCCCGTTGTTTTCCATTCTCCCGTACAAACGTCAAAGCACGAAGTTAAGGCGGCGTCGCGGCTAGTTTTGTGGCGGCACCGGTTCCGCAGAAGGTGCAGGCTCGGCAGGAGGTGCCGGCTCCGCTGGCGCCGGCTCGCTGGTTTGGGCAGGCGGTGCCGGCTCGTCGGGCTGCGAAAGCTCGGCGGGGGCGGTCGGCTCCGGCTGCGTGGGTGCCGTGGGTTCCGTGGGTTCCGGCGCCTGCGTGGGCTGGGGCTCCGGCCGCACCGGCTGGACGGGGGGCACGTAGTCGCCGGGCTTGGGATCGTTGACCCCGGAGACGAGGGGTGCTGTCGGCGCCAGCATGGACGACGGCGGTTGGCTGAAGGGAGTGCCGGCGTAGGCCGGGCCGGTGGCTGCCGCGTTCATGACGGCAGCCCATTGGGAGCCGGCCAGGTCGGCGCCGTCAACACCCAGATAATACTTTCCGTTGATCATGATGTTTTGGTTGACCCACTCGGGGCCGGTGCCCTTGTAGCTGCCGAACCAGGAGGCGGTGGCAACGCCGGTGGTGGCACCGATGGTCCACGTGTCCACGTTGCCGTCGGTGGTTCCCGTCTTGGCAAAGGCGTTGGACTTGTCATCGAGGGGAACGTAGTAGCCGGAGCCGATGGTCAGCACGTTCTTGAGGGCGTAGGTGACTCCGGAGGCCACGTCCTGACTCATGGTCCGCTGGCAGTCGGCGCCCGGCACGGGATAGGACGTGCCGGCCGCGTCCACAACGGAGGTCAACGCGATCGGGTTGCAGCGGATGCCGCCGCTGGCGAAGGTGGCCATGGCCGTGGCCATGTCGATCGGGGCCACACTCTGGGTGCCGATCAGGTTGGCGATGCTGGAGAGGTCGTAGGGCGCGTTCGTCCGGCCGTCCTTGAGCCCGGCAGAGGTTGCCATTTTCTGGATGTTGCAGAAGTCCAAGGCCGTGGCCGTCTGGAAGGTGACCGTATTGATCGAACGGTACAGCCCCTCCTCCGCGCTCATGGAGAAGTAGTGGTTGGGATCGTCATTCGGCAGCAGGAAGCTTCCGGAAACGCTCGGATCGTACACGCCCGTGGTGGTGCCGCAACTGTTCTTCCACGGGAAGTCCTGGCGGTATTCACGCACGGCACCATTGATGCTCGTCATCATCGAATGCCCGCTGTTGAGCCATTCGGCAAACACAAACGGCTTGAACGTCGAGCCGATCGGGAAGCCGCCCGCACCATGGAGCGGCTGGCCGCTGGCATCGGTGACGGGCAGTGCAAAATTGCCCATGTAGTTCCCTGGCGCCTCGGCCGGGTCGTACACCGTGTTCTGCCCCATCGCGAGCACATTGCCTGTGTTTGGCTGGACACTGACGACGGCGGCTCCGCGCTGGAGTGGGTCGGTGGCACTCATCGTGGCACTCGCCTGTGACTGGGCAACCTGCTGGAGGCCCGCGTCCAGGGTGGTCTTGATGGTCAGCCCGCCCTGGAACAACAACTTGGTGCGTTCCTCCGGCGTGGCACCAAACGCGGGGTCGTTCAGGATCAACTGCTGGACGTAGTCACAGAAGTAAGGGGCCGAGGCAGACGCGGCACAGCCCTGGGCGCTCTGCGTCAGGTGCAGTTCCAGGGGAGCCGCAATGGCGCCATCATGGTCCGCCTGGCTGATCTTCTTCTGGGCCAGCATCCTGTTCAGCACATCGTTGCGCCGCTCCACCACCTTGTCGGGGGCGGTGACGGGATCGTAGTACGACGGGCGGTTGACCACCCCGGCCAGGGCTGCGGCCTGCGGCAGGGTCAGCTCCTTGGCCGTGGTGCCGAAGTACAGTTTCGCCGCCGACTCGATGCCGTAGGCTCCGTTGCCGAAATAGATGATGTTGAGGTAGCCGGCCAGGATGTCGTCCTTGGACATTTTTTTCTCCAGGCCGATGGACATCTGAATTTCCTTGACCTTGTCTGCCAGGGTCTTCTCGGCACCGAGCTTGGCCTCGTCGGTTTTGCCGTTGGCCACCAACTGCTCAATCAACATGTTGTTGACGTACTGCTGGGTGATGGTGGAGGCGCCTTGCCGGCTGCCGTTCAGCGTTGCCAGGGCGGCGCGGATGATGCCCTTGGCATCGACTCCCCCGTGCTCATAAAACCTGGCATCCTCGATGGCAACGACACCGTCCCTGACGAACGGCGACATTTGCTCCAGGCCCACCACTTGACGGTCCTGGGCGTAGAGGGTGGCAATGGTGGAGCCGTCGGAGGCAAGGATGGTGCTGGTCTGGGCTGGGGCGCTGAAGTTGATGTTCTCGGGGACCACGGACAGGAATTTGTCGGCACCGCCCACTGCTGCGGTGGCCGCGATGCCCAGCGGGGAGAGCAGGGCCGCCACAAGGACACCCGCAACACCGCAGACAAGGAAAAGCCGGAGCAGGTTGGACACCTGGCCTCCGGGTGAGAGCCCCAGTTCACGCATCTTTCCTTTGGCCATGGCCCGCATACCCCTCAGTTCTTGTCCTGCCCAACACAAGCAGTGCTGCCACACGCGATGGCGCAGCGCATTTTCCAGCTTCCTCCCCTTAGATGGGTGTTTCCTGAAAATGCCGTGAACAGCTGTAACGAGCTGAATAATGTCACAGCCCCGTGTTAGCTTGGCCATGAGCCGGAAAACAGCTGGCGACGAGCGAAAGCGACAGCCATGACAGCGCAGCCACAGTACTCCACCGCCACCACCGTGGAGGACTTCCAGCGCCATGTGGCGGACGTGAAAAGCAGGATGGCCGCGGCCGCGGCACGGGTGGGCCGCTCGGCGGATGAGGTGCGGCTGCTGCCCGTGAGTAAGACCGTTGACTCGGACAGGCTCCGCCTGGCCATCGCTGCCGGGTGCACGGATCTGGGGGAAAACAAGGTCCAGGAGGCGCTGCGCAAAAGCCGGGAATTGGCGGACGTGCCCGGGTTGCGGTGGCATGTGATCGGGCACCTGCAAAGCAACAAGGCCAAGTTTGTGGCCCAATTCGCCCACGAGTTCCAGGCCCTTGACCGGCTCAGCCTGGCCAAGACACTCAACAACCGCCTGGCGGTGGAGGGCCGGACCCTGGAGGTGCTGGTCCAGGTCAACACGTCCGGGGAGGACAGCAAGTTCGGTCTGCCGCCCGCTGAAGTGGCCGCCTTCATCCGTGAGCTGCCGGCCTTTGAGCGGTTGCGGGTCAAGGGCTTCATGACCCTTGCCAGCAACAGCCCCGACGAATCCCGTGTGCGGGCTTGTTTCCAAACCCTCCACCGGCTCAGGGAGCAGGGGCAGCAGGACGTGCCGGCCGGCGTCGAACTTCAGGAACTCTCCATGGGCATGTCGGGTGACTTTGAACTGGCCATTGAGGAGGGTGCCACGGTGGTGCGGGTGGGGCAGGCGATTTTTGGGGCACGGGCGCTGCCTGACAGCTACTATTGGCCAGACGAACCGGACATGTAGCAGCAATGGCGGCGCGACGGCCGGAGGAGTCGTATGCTCATGGCATGGCTAAATTCTTTGACGTCCATCCACACGATCCCCAGGCACGTTCAGTCAGCCAGATCGTGGACATCCTGAAGTCCGGCGGGTTGATCGCCTACCCCACGGATTCCTGTTACGCGCTCGGTGCGCAGCTGGGCAACCGGGAGGCGCTTGACCGCATCAGGGCGATCCGCCGGCTCGACAGCAAGCACCATTTCACGCTTGTGTGCAAGGACTTTGCGCAGCTGGGGCAGTTCGTCATGGTCGACAACGACATTTTCCGCAGCATCAAGTCCGTCACGCCGGGGCCGTACACGTTCATCCTGCCGGCCACCAAGGAGGTGCCCAAGCGCTTGGCGCATCCGAAGAAAAAGACGGTGGGCGTGCGCATTCCCGACAGCCGGCTGATTCACGACATCCTCCAGGAGCTGGGCGAGCCGATGCTTTCCAGCACGCTGCTGCTGCCCGACGAGGAGGAGCCGCTGACGCAGGGCTGGGAGATCAAGGAAACCCTTGACCATGTCGTCGACGCCGTGATTGAGTCGGGTGAAGTCGGTGCCGAACCCACAACGGTGATTGATTTTTCCAGCGGCTACGCCGAGGTGGTGCGGCACGGAATGGGCGATCCCAGCCGCTTCGAGTAAGTTTTGCCTTCACCAATCTGAAACAAGGGAGTTTTGCGATGGTTACGAAGAGAACAACACACACCGGCTACACGGTTCCGGGGTTGTCGCTGCAGGATGGGCACAAGGTCGCGGAGTTGCTGCAGTCGCGGCTGCACGCATTGAACGACCTGGCGCTCACACTCAAGCATGCGCACTGGAACGTGGTGGGCCGCGACTTCATCAGCGTCCACGAGATGCTGGACCCACAGATCGAGCTGGTCCGGGCCATGGTGGATGAGACGGCCGAACGCATTGCCACACTGGGCGTCTCCCCCAACGGCCTGCCTGGTGCCCTGGTTGCCGCCCGTTCATGGGATGACTATTCCATTGGCCGTGCCCACACCTCCGCGCATCTGGCCGCCCTGGATTTGGTCTACACCGGTTTTCTCTCCAGCCACCGCAAGACCTTGGCCACCGTGGGCGAGCTTGATCCCATCACCGAGGACATGGTCATCAACCAATGTGCCCAATTGGAATTGTTCCAATGGTTCATGCGCGCCCACCTGGAGGACGACGCCGGAGACCTCGCCAATGCGGGGGCCAAGACCGAACGTTCGGCAGCCAACAAGGCCAAGTGAACGCCGCCATGGCGGTACCCGTTCCTGGCCCCGCAGCATCGGCGTCCCGGCCCGCCTATCCGCGAACGGCGATCGTCACGGGTGGCGACCGCGGCATTGGCAAGGCGACGGCGTTGGCACTGGCCGCCGCTGGATTCGATGTGGGCTTCACCTGGCACGATTCCCCCTCCGGTGCCGACGAGACGGCCGCGGCCGTCGAGGCGCTGGGCCGTCGGGCACATTCCATGTGGTTGGACACCACCGACCTGCCCAGCTGCGCCCCGGCCGTTGAGCAGCTGGCAGGGTCACTCGGCTCCCTGGGCGTGTTCGTCAACAACGTGGGCGTGGGCCTGACCCGGTCCGTCGTGGACACCGACTACGAGGACTGGAAACGCATTCTTGACACCAACCTCAACGGAGCGTTCCTGTGCCTGCAGGCTGCCGCGAAATTGCTGCTCGCCGGCGGTGCCGGCGGGCGGATCGTGGTGGTGACGAGCATCCACGCCAAGCAGCCGCGGTTTGGCTACGGCGCCTATTGCGCCTCAAAATTTGGGCTCGACGGGCTCACCAAGACCCTTGCCGTGGAGCTGTCCGAGCACGGCATCACGGTCAACGCCGTGGCGCCGGGCGAGATTGCAACCCACCTGCCGGCGTCGGAGACCCGCCATCCACACGCGATCCCCCGGCCGGGCATCCCGCTGGGCCACGCCGGGACGGCGGATGAAATCGCCGACGTCATCACGTTCCTGGCCTCCCCTGCCGCCAGCTATGTCACCGGCGCGAGCTGGGCGGTCGACGGCGGAATGGGTCCGGTGGGTGCGCAGGCAAGTTCGCACCTGTCCAACAATGAGTGGCGGGCGGCGTCAGTGAAAGGGACAAGTCTGGAACAGAAGTAGGCGCCGGCAGCGTGGGCTCCCTCGCGGGCAGTAAGATTTCCTCGGCCGCGGGCGGCCTCCGAAATCCATCCCCGCTCCGGGAGCCCACGCTGCCGGCAAGTCGTGTTCCCTGTTACATCCGGCTCTTGACCTTTGCCGTTGCCGGGGCGGTCCACGGATCCTCGGGCCACGGGTGCTTGGGGTAGCGACCGCGCATCTCGGCCCGCACCTGCGCGTAGGGTCCGTTCCAGAAGGACGCGAGGTCGTCGGTCACGGCCAGGGGGCGCCGGGCCGGGGACAGCAGGTGGAACAGCA
This genomic interval from Arthrobacter sp. PAMC 25486 contains the following:
- a CDS encoding pyridoxamine 5'-phosphate oxidase family protein, whose amino-acid sequence is MTTDEQPGRDMASDDAWRFLEHTRFGRLALSVANEPDIFPINYLAHDGKLLIRTNPGTKLAELTINDTVAFEIDGLAENEAWSVVLKGTARVLESQTEIDAASELPLAPWLKTLKYTFVEITPSSVRGIRFELGTEPERF
- a CDS encoding universal stress protein, producing the protein MSEVTSEVRIVVGVDGSTASVNALQEGAKLAAELGGVVDAVAVWEMPTKHASYAALGIGNFEEGARQVLADALFQAFGDNVPASVSARLIQGSAATGLISVAEGARMLVVGRRGHGGLMGLLLGSVSASVVNQSPIPVLVVQ
- the cyoE gene encoding heme o synthase; translation: MTTRSSSSPSGQAKSPEARGGGIGSRGGDGGAADPALGGALDGALENGPAHPALDGKDSALAARATDASWRSTLLRYYSLTKPRVLYGNVLTAAAGFLFASPGPIDWLLFLAVCLGTTLVIGSACVLNNVLDRDIDTLMARTKKRATVTGGVGARNALIYSAVLLLAGMAILVAWTNALVVGVGIGGFLAYVVLYGMLSKRLSIHGTLVGSVSGAAPILGGYVGASNAIDAGAVIVFLILFVWQMPAFYSIAIYRQAEYARANVPVISVVRGIPNTVAQILVYTVLFVVVSVLPQPFGYTGWVYTAVMGILGTGWLVLAVRGLRATDHDRWARLMFRYALMMMFAISLMLSVGPRLP
- a CDS encoding HNH endonuclease signature motif containing protein, which translates into the protein MGDSLEFPTDREEASTTVSVAELIDALAFPVIEPLATDMGALSERPPLPVPGESGPASLSQLDGVRALMDGCGEAIAALRRQQNRCAALVAVMVERLESTAVLEGGLLSLDWWQKGCSLDQICAELATILHVSEGVAGRLIEQSLTLVRTLPASMEQLTVGELGWDHAVVIAEETSLLRAAGIAQETIDAFEQCLLGHAVRKTLPSFRSTARRLRERQYPETITARTRRAYADRNLRVSRGFDGMSWLSLYAPSPTIEAIWDQCTYTAQAAQGSHEDRTLAQLRADIAAALLLRQSMDENSIHSPALQDVRLSDDAAGWGCNGTSAGSAQGNASSSSAGGSPHNGPGTDMNNSTFTSDLGPAGHCGLNSPSGPVGTYFTGAAESGTIESWPWYLQSEPDPCGEGAFPDPNRYGCVFYPWQVPRFDDPDYTDPAFREPDPRNSPQWHSTAQLPVLTPAGTGGPEMVNGTGGDPHAAVAAGPRGRTVPSPGGSEQWPPLPHVTPVVLIPVLSMLGVTNEPAWLEGAGPISMEVAQRLASQAGSMLRLLVDPISNQPLDIAPDRYRISEAMRTQLRIRDEYCQFPGCNTKAVNCEVDHVKSFESGGRSIYNNLEHLCAHHHLVKHFKDDKDRHGKLRCIDEPERQGLRLRGWTPRIEDGGRISWTSPSGRYCPPDLDEPQAPAYPKWLKKLISRAHTEQDSNACRADSAHTDQDCTTPAPTDTNPTGLSPTGLSPTDTEALEALAQDTARDPVDEEVWDFNNLPEPPEASPYDAEDNEILTRLAIEHALSHPWLGLAA
- a CDS encoding YggS family pyridoxal phosphate-dependent enzyme; protein product: MTAQPQYSTATTVEDFQRHVADVKSRMAAAAARVGRSADEVRLLPVSKTVDSDRLRLAIAAGCTDLGENKVQEALRKSRELADVPGLRWHVIGHLQSNKAKFVAQFAHEFQALDRLSLAKTLNNRLAVEGRTLEVLVQVNTSGEDSKFGLPPAEVAAFIRELPAFERLRVKGFMTLASNSPDESRVRACFQTLHRLREQGQQDVPAGVELQELSMGMSGDFELAIEEGATVVRVGQAIFGARALPDSYYWPDEPDM
- a CDS encoding L-threonylcarbamoyladenylate synthase, whose protein sequence is MAKFFDVHPHDPQARSVSQIVDILKSGGLIAYPTDSCYALGAQLGNREALDRIRAIRRLDSKHHFTLVCKDFAQLGQFVMVDNDIFRSIKSVTPGPYTFILPATKEVPKRLAHPKKKTVGVRIPDSRLIHDILQELGEPMLSSTLLLPDEEEPLTQGWEIKETLDHVVDAVIESGEVGAEPTTVIDFSSGYAEVVRHGMGDPSRFE
- a CDS encoding transglycosylase domain-containing protein — protein: MAKGKMRELGLSPGGQVSNLLRLFLVCGVAGVLVAALLSPLGIAATAAVGGADKFLSVVPENINFSAPAQTSTILASDGSTIATLYAQDRQVVGLEQMSPFVRDGVVAIEDARFYEHGGVDAKGIIRAALATLNGSRQGASTITQQYVNNMLIEQLVANGKTDEAKLGAEKTLADKVKEIQMSIGLEKKMSKDDILAGYLNIIYFGNGAYGIESAAKLYFGTTAKELTLPQAAALAGVVNRPSYYDPVTAPDKVVERRNDVLNRMLAQKKISQADHDGAIAAPLELHLTQSAQGCAASASAPYFCDYVQQLILNDPAFGATPEERTKLLFQGGLTIKTTLDAGLQQVAQSQASATMSATDPLQRGAAVVSVQPNTGNVLAMGQNTVYDPAEAPGNYMGNFALPVTDASGQPLHGAGGFPIGSTFKPFVFAEWLNSGHSMMTSINGAVREYRQDFPWKNSCGTTTGVYDPSVSGSFLLPNDDPNHYFSMSAEEGLYRSINTVTFQTATALDFCNIQKMATSAGLKDGRTNAPYDLSSIANLIGTQSVAPIDMATAMATFASGGIRCNPIALTSVVDAAGTSYPVPGADCQRTMSQDVASGVTYALKNVLTIGSGYYVPLDDKSNAFAKTGTTDGNVDTWTIGATTGVATASWFGSYKGTGPEWVNQNIMINGKYYLGVDGADLAGSQWAAVMNAAATGPAYAGTPFSQPPSSMLAPTAPLVSGVNDPKPGDYVPPVQPVRPEPQPTQAPEPTEPTAPTQPEPTAPAELSQPDEPAPPAQTSEPAPAEPAPPAEPAPSAEPVPPQN